In Candidatus Margulisiibacteriota bacterium, the following proteins share a genomic window:
- a CDS encoding zinc ribbon domain-containing protein, whose product MPLQSFTDNMTDNSTEAGFQFTFYCDICREGYKTKFVESRTTKKAGFLKGLAAGVSMAASMLGKQNIGYNVERGADLLTQRFSGMSPEWQKEHDAAFELAQNEAKGHFHRCPKCKKWVCPADWNEQEGLCVDDAPRQAIEVAAAKAKKMVKDIEAAAEETTVFKGEIKSKQTICPKCGKPAGEGKFCSHCGASLGLIKCPKCGAESPAGTRFCGECGGKF is encoded by the coding sequence ATGCCGCTTCAATCGTTTACCGACAACATGACCGATAACTCGACCGAAGCTGGTTTCCAGTTTACCTTTTATTGTGATATCTGCCGGGAAGGCTACAAGACCAAGTTTGTGGAGTCCAGGACGACCAAGAAGGCCGGTTTTCTGAAGGGGTTGGCGGCCGGGGTTTCCATGGCGGCGTCAATGCTCGGCAAGCAAAACATTGGCTACAACGTTGAGCGCGGAGCCGATCTTTTGACCCAGCGGTTCAGCGGGATGTCTCCGGAATGGCAAAAAGAGCACGACGCGGCGTTCGAGTTGGCCCAAAACGAGGCCAAAGGCCATTTCCACCGTTGTCCTAAATGTAAGAAATGGGTCTGTCCGGCCGACTGGAACGAACAGGAAGGCCTTTGCGTGGATGACGCTCCCCGCCAGGCGATCGAGGTTGCCGCGGCCAAGGCGAAGAAAATGGTCAAGGATATCGAGGCGGCGGCCGAAGAGACGACGGTTTTTAAAGGCGAAATCAAGAGCAAGCAGACGATCTGCCCCAAATGCGGCAAGCCGGCGGGCGAGGGAAAATTCTGTTCTCATTGCGGGGCGTCGCTTGGTCTGATCAAGTGTCCTAAATGCGGCGCGGAAAGCCCGGCCGGGACCCGGTTCTGCGGCGAGTGCGGCGGTAAGTTTTAG
- a CDS encoding alpha/beta hydrolase, translating to MNIVRPKDNLRLSEPYYLQGTSLFGRNGIRERREVFLKKIETTAPWMPRRGPVIMAPGIACNGNLFRLRTDNGRILTYDHANSFANLLASQGFTVYLWHYPSSELVYNRFVSRYCSESLYYGKHYSVSPALNFDQMVNLDLPLVLDLVAKDAETERLSWVGFSMGGMLAYAYLAKYGDDRIRSLVTIGSPIRITLSLARLISAVNRLSKMVGAEEQTIGGTLSARLHLFASLTAFLPDRALKSRQFDFLYEPNNINYNTLRAFFAKIVEPIPSGLENSFSQFIREGFVSLAGDFDYFDGLRSMRGKRPHCLFLAGEKDKLAPPASVRLAQKALTPGVDDNFAVIKGSGHNDLVIGNNSEGEVWERCLDWLIANR from the coding sequence ATGAACATCGTCAGGCCAAAAGACAACCTACGGTTATCCGAACCATATTACTTACAGGGGACCAGCTTGTTCGGCCGTAACGGGATCAGGGAACGCCGGGAAGTCTTCCTTAAAAAGATCGAAACGACCGCTCCCTGGATGCCTCGTCGCGGCCCGGTCATTATGGCCCCCGGGATTGCTTGCAACGGCAACCTTTTCCGGTTGAGAACGGACAATGGTCGAATTCTAACTTATGATCACGCCAACTCTTTTGCCAACTTATTGGCCAGCCAGGGATTCACGGTTTATCTTTGGCATTACCCCAGTTCAGAGCTGGTTTACAATCGATTTGTCTCCCGTTATTGTTCGGAGAGCCTTTACTACGGTAAACATTACAGCGTCTCCCCCGCCTTAAATTTTGATCAGATGGTTAATCTCGATCTGCCGCTGGTCCTAGATCTGGTCGCTAAAGACGCGGAGACCGAGCGCCTCTCTTGGGTCGGGTTTAGCATGGGAGGGATGCTGGCGTATGCTTATTTGGCGAAATACGGCGATGATCGGATCAGGAGCCTGGTGACGATCGGCAGTCCGATCCGGATCACCCTGTCTTTGGCCCGCTTGATTTCCGCCGTTAACCGTTTATCAAAAATGGTCGGAGCGGAAGAACAGACGATCGGCGGGACCCTTTCGGCCAGACTGCATCTCTTTGCCAGTTTGACCGCTTTCTTGCCGGATCGGGCCTTAAAAAGCCGACAGTTTGATTTTTTATATGAACCGAACAATATAAATTATAATACGTTACGCGCTTTTTTTGCCAAAATTGTTGAGCCGATCCCGTCCGGACTGGAAAACTCATTCAGCCAATTTATTCGCGAGGGATTCGTCTCTTTGGCCGGTGATTTTGATTACTTCGACGGCTTAAGAAGCATGAGAGGGAAACGGCCGCACTGTTTGTTCCTGGCCGGCGAAAAGGATAAGCTGGCTCCGCCGGCAAGCGTCCGCCTGGCCCAAAAAGCCCTGACCCCGGGCGTGGACGATAACTTCGCGGTCATCAAGGGGAGCGGCCACAACGATCTGGTCATCGGTAATAATTCGGAAGGTGAAGTTTGGGAGCGATGCCTGGATTGGCTGATCGCTAACCGGTGA
- a CDS encoding radical SAM protein, whose amino-acid sequence MTVTAPERTGILKKLATRLPVANGSGLFKPEMTALNFTNRCNAKCAMCLEKGNEKGFKPYTLEEAVGVLRQIAELNPGKAKDYLHLWGGEPFLDRELLYGIVEEADKLGFKFIEIATNGFWGRDRDAARAILSELGRRVNQAKLSFQLSCDNFHQCQPILSPTYLANIILLIKTEFPAMGLSFNSIVLNNFRSLHDVAAAVSAIQPQQTNAFFDEVEYHQFFYGQGSSFVRIPVSFFPVSLSGRCSPALKAQFGTKPRDPASIAGINYSPEHQLSIGVDRQLYMNLHYSSPGILPMGSIAEHSIGELIERIEVDPIAVSLMRHGYAEIYPHLKEMFDFDGWIKQFHSAYDVLQGLEADEPAIF is encoded by the coding sequence ATGACAGTTACCGCGCCTGAAAGAACGGGAATCTTGAAAAAGCTGGCCACTCGGTTGCCCGTGGCTAATGGCTCCGGTTTGTTCAAGCCGGAAATGACCGCGCTGAATTTTACCAATCGATGCAACGCCAAATGCGCGATGTGTTTGGAAAAAGGCAATGAGAAGGGGTTTAAACCGTACACTCTGGAAGAAGCGGTCGGCGTCTTGCGGCAAATTGCCGAATTAAATCCCGGTAAAGCTAAAGATTATTTGCATCTTTGGGGCGGAGAACCCTTCCTGGATCGAGAGCTGCTTTATGGGATCGTTGAAGAGGCGGATAAGCTTGGTTTCAAATTTATTGAGATAGCGACCAATGGTTTTTGGGGGAGAGACCGTGACGCGGCCAGGGCAATTCTTAGCGAATTAGGGCGGAGAGTTAACCAGGCCAAATTATCTTTCCAATTGTCTTGTGATAATTTTCATCAATGCCAGCCAATTTTAAGCCCGACCTATTTGGCGAATATCATTTTACTAATTAAAACTGAATTTCCGGCAATGGGACTAAGTTTTAATAGCATTGTTTTGAATAACTTTCGAAGCCTCCACGATGTGGCCGCGGCTGTTTCGGCCATTCAACCCCAGCAGACCAACGCTTTTTTTGATGAAGTTGAATATCACCAGTTTTTCTATGGGCAAGGATCGAGCTTCGTAAGAATTCCCGTCAGTTTTTTCCCTGTCTCTTTAAGTGGGCGGTGTTCTCCCGCGTTAAAAGCTCAATTTGGCACTAAACCAAGGGATCCGGCGAGCATTGCCGGGATCAATTATTCTCCCGAACATCAATTATCAATCGGGGTTGATCGGCAATTATATATGAATTTGCATTATAGCTCTCCCGGTATCTTGCCGATGGGGAGTATCGCGGAACATTCAATTGGGGAATTGATTGAGCGGATAGAGGTTGATCCCATAGCCGTCAGTTTAATGCGGCACGGTTACGCGGAGATTTATCCCCATTTGAAAGAGATGTTCGATTTTGATGGCTGGATAAAACAATTCCATTCGGCTTATGACGTTTTGCAGGGGCTGGAAGCCGACGAGCCCGCCATCTTTTAG
- a CDS encoding response regulator transcription factor — translation MSKGARVLVIDDERAIRKLLDINLTAQGFTVCLAKSGKEGLTLFNSFRPDIVILDLRLQDANGREILAQIKERASVPVIILSVKDADSDKVALLDAGADDYLTKPFSPEELVARLKVALRHSLNLKEEPIFRHDRIKLDFGLRSLEIDNEPVKITNTEFDLLKMLVQNAGKIVTQKQLLKEIWGPESTGQTHYLRIYFSQLRKKLDKYKLSNLILTEPGIGYRLNI, via the coding sequence ATGAGCAAAGGAGCAAGGGTCCTGGTAATCGACGATGAGAGAGCGATCAGAAAACTGCTTGATATCAACCTGACCGCCCAGGGGTTCACTGTCTGCCTGGCGAAATCCGGCAAAGAAGGCTTGACCCTCTTTAACAGTTTTCGGCCTGATATCGTTATCCTCGATCTTCGGCTCCAAGACGCCAATGGACGCGAGATATTGGCTCAAATAAAAGAAAGAGCTTCCGTTCCGGTCATCATCCTTAGCGTAAAAGATGCCGATTCCGACAAAGTCGCGCTGCTTGATGCCGGCGCCGACGACTATTTAACCAAGCCCTTCAGTCCCGAGGAATTGGTCGCGCGCCTTAAAGTGGCCCTAAGGCACAGCCTTAATCTGAAAGAAGAGCCTATTTTTCGCCATGATCGGATAAAGTTGGATTTTGGTCTTCGCAGTTTGGAGATCGACAACGAACCGGTCAAGATCACCAACACGGAATTCGATTTGCTGAAGATGCTGGTCCAAAATGCCGGTAAAATCGTAACCCAAAAACAGCTCCTAAAAGAGATCTGGGGACCGGAATCAACCGGACAAACCCATTACCTTAGGATCTATTTTAGCCAATTAAGAAAAAAGCTCGATAAGTATAAGCTGTCAAACCTTATCCTGACCGAACCGGGAATTGGCTATCGTTTAAACATTTAA
- a CDS encoding ATP-binding protein has protein sequence MIFSPWRLPLSDLIKTVVIVIGIAMANHLLLPFIGYQSTGLIFLLSVLFLGLFVSFPVLILYAGLSALTWNFFFIPPHGTFAIAKTEDLMMNIVYFIAAIITGYLTDKIKGHQRQLALKEAREGLYLTIFDSLSHELRTPITSIIGIVSTLKTAEENKELTAELAESAERLDRIVTNLLDMSRLSSGSIALKKEWQESSEMVQVCLRHLEPKLADHQLEVETEENLPLVQADFVLFEQALSNVLLNAANYSPAGSLILVKTTRQNNWLLVTVTDNGPGIAAKELPFVFDKFYRAADSLPGGTGLGLAIAKSALEVSGGKIKARNRQEGGLEVELFWPIDKQPEIKGLTL, from the coding sequence ATGATCTTTTCACCTTGGCGCCTTCCCTTAAGCGACCTCATAAAAACGGTTGTCATAGTCATTGGCATCGCCATGGCCAATCATTTGCTCCTCCCTTTCATAGGGTATCAGTCCACCGGGCTCATCTTCTTATTATCGGTCCTGTTTCTCGGCCTGTTTGTTTCATTCCCCGTTCTTATCTTGTACGCGGGCCTTAGCGCTTTGACCTGGAATTTCTTTTTTATCCCGCCGCACGGGACCTTCGCGATCGCGAAGACCGAAGACCTGATGATGAACATCGTTTATTTTATTGCCGCGATCATCACCGGTTATTTAACCGACAAGATCAAAGGCCATCAGCGTCAACTCGCTCTAAAAGAAGCCCGGGAGGGTCTTTATCTGACGATTTTCGACAGCCTTTCACACGAATTAAGGACCCCGATCACGTCAATCATCGGGATCGTCTCCACCCTCAAAACCGCGGAAGAAAACAAGGAACTGACGGCGGAGTTGGCCGAGTCAGCCGAACGCCTTGATCGGATCGTGACCAATTTGCTTGATATGTCCAGGCTCTCTTCCGGTTCAATCGCGCTAAAAAAAGAGTGGCAGGAAAGTTCGGAAATGGTCCAAGTTTGCCTGCGGCATCTCGAGCCGAAGCTGGCCGACCACCAGCTTGAAGTGGAAACGGAAGAGAACCTCCCGCTGGTTCAGGCCGACTTCGTTCTTTTTGAACAAGCCTTATCGAACGTTTTACTAAACGCGGCTAATTATTCTCCCGCCGGATCGCTCATCCTCGTCAAAACAACCAGGCAAAACAATTGGCTCTTGGTCACTGTTACCGATAACGGGCCGGGAATCGCGGCCAAAGAGCTCCCCTTTGTCTTCGATAAATTTTATCGGGCCGCCGATTCTCTGCCGGGCGGGACCGGCCTGGGTCTGGCGATCGCCAAAAGCGCGCTCGAAGTTAGCGGCGGCAAGATCAAAGCACGGAACCGGCAAGAAGGCGGGCTGGAGGTCGAGCTTTTCTGGCCGATCGACAAACAACCGGAAATAAAGGGGTTAACGTTATGA
- a CDS encoding potassium transporter TrkG, which translates to MRHKFGLNALQVLIIGYFVVTIIGAALLSLPISSAAGTSQPFIDALFLATSGISTSGLTVVDIGSYYSFFGQLVLLSIFQIGGIGYMAFFVFLAYLLGKKFSKKTSTVAKESMATDSHSLHMLGGFFLKVIIFTLFFEIIGTVILAFYWAGEYSLPRALYLGLFHSVSGFCTAGFGLFPTSLINYQTSWTVNLTINIISIVGGLGFFVLSDFYNALINKIKRLKPARLTLHSKMVILTTAIVMLAGTVVILVAEQWPSSVTLQDKILIASFQSISASTTDGYNSIDIGKMSATSLVALMLLMFIGASPGSTGGGMKTTTLATLFAAVRASLQGKDRTAVFERKIPIEIIIKAMTIFFLFSAVAAIDILIMANTEQASFLQTLFEIVSALGNTGLSTGITGSLSTAGKIILIVTMFIGRVGPLTIGSAIFKSETHNALKLPKEELFVG; encoded by the coding sequence ATGCGTCATAAATTCGGCTTAAACGCGCTGCAAGTTTTGATTATCGGCTATTTTGTTGTGACAATTATTGGCGCCGCGCTCCTCTCTCTGCCGATCTCATCGGCGGCCGGGACATCGCAACCGTTCATCGACGCCCTTTTTCTCGCGACTTCAGGGATAAGCACTTCCGGTTTGACCGTCGTCGATATCGGCAGTTATTATTCATTCTTCGGCCAACTGGTCTTACTGTCAATCTTCCAGATCGGCGGCATTGGTTATATGGCTTTTTTTGTTTTTCTGGCTTACTTGCTTGGGAAAAAATTCTCAAAAAAAACCTCAACCGTCGCCAAGGAATCAATGGCTACGGACAGCCATAGCCTGCATATGCTTGGCGGTTTTTTCCTAAAAGTCATAATCTTCACTTTGTTTTTTGAGATCATCGGCACGGTTATTCTGGCTTTCTATTGGGCCGGGGAATACAGTCTGCCGCGAGCCCTCTACCTCGGACTTTTTCATTCCGTTTCCGGATTTTGCACCGCCGGCTTCGGTCTTTTTCCAACCAGTCTGATAAATTATCAAACCAGTTGGACCGTCAATTTGACCATCAATATCATTTCAATTGTCGGGGGGCTAGGTTTTTTTGTTTTATCTGATTTCTATAATGCCCTAATTAATAAAATTAAGCGTCTTAAGCCGGCCAGGCTGACATTACACAGCAAAATGGTAATTTTAACTACGGCCATCGTCATGTTGGCCGGGACCGTGGTTATCCTGGTCGCCGAACAGTGGCCGAGTTCCGTCACGCTTCAGGACAAGATTTTGATCGCCTCTTTCCAATCAATCTCCGCCTCAACAACTGACGGCTATAATTCCATCGATATTGGAAAAATGTCCGCGACCAGTCTGGTCGCGCTAATGCTCCTTATGTTCATCGGTGCCTCGCCGGGTAGTACCGGGGGCGGGATGAAAACCACGACCCTGGCAACTCTTTTTGCCGCCGTTCGCGCCTCCCTGCAGGGGAAGGATCGAACCGCGGTTTTCGAAAGGAAAATCCCTATTGAAATAATCATCAAAGCAATGACGATCTTCTTTCTTTTTTCGGCGGTCGCCGCGATCGATATTCTGATCATGGCCAATACTGAACAAGCATCTTTTCTGCAAACCCTGTTCGAAATCGTTTCCGCGCTTGGAAACACCGGCCTCTCGACCGGCATAACCGGGAGCCTTTCCACTGCCGGTAAAATCATCCTAATAGTGACCATGTTTATCGGCCGAGTCGGGCCGCTAACCATCGGCTCGGCTATTTTTAAAAGTGAGACGCATAATGCCCTGAAACTCCCCAAAGAAGAACTTTTTGTCGGATAA
- the pabB gene encoding aminodeoxychorismate synthase component I: MLVQIEFEQQPLLFEQPLDLIVARHGHELAACFTEMESALSKGCYLAGFLSYEAGYGFEAKLATENKSSFPLLQMGIYKEPKLPHSNRAINCAVKSEVTNKKTNITQEKYFANIRKIREYLEAGDTYEITYCLKFLFDFAGDPYTFYRQLYATQPVPYPAYIEGDDYFMLSLSPELFLKKRGNFLTTKPMKGTWPRGRNLWEDLWAGRKLHFDGKNRAENLMITDLLRNDLGRIGSNVKVPKLFEVARYNTLYQMTSTVTANIPKELPLYQLFKALHPSGSVTGAPKIRSMEIIRELEPEPRHIYTGAIGYITPERDLMFNVPIRTLLIDKQGQGEMGVGGGIVWDSTPEGEWEECLWKAGFLR, encoded by the coding sequence ATGCTTGTCCAAATTGAATTCGAACAACAGCCGTTATTATTTGAACAGCCGCTCGATCTGATCGTGGCGCGCCACGGCCATGAGCTGGCGGCTTGTTTTACCGAAATGGAATCGGCACTTTCTAAAGGCTGCTACCTGGCCGGGTTCCTTTCTTATGAAGCCGGGTACGGTTTCGAGGCAAAACTTGCCACGGAAAACAAATCGTCTTTTCCCTTGCTTCAGATGGGAATTTATAAGGAACCAAAATTGCCCCATTCTAACCGCGCAATTAATTGCGCGGTTAAATCAGAGGTGACGAATAAAAAAACAAACATCACCCAAGAAAAATACTTCGCTAATATAAGAAAAATCCGGGAGTATCTGGAAGCGGGAGATACCTATGAGATCACCTATTGCTTGAAGTTTCTCTTTGACTTTGCCGGTGACCCTTACACTTTTTACCGGCAACTCTACGCAACCCAACCGGTTCCTTATCCCGCTTACATTGAGGGTGATGATTACTTCATGTTATCCCTCTCCCCGGAATTGTTCCTGAAAAAGAGAGGGAATTTTCTAACCACTAAACCGATGAAGGGAACCTGGCCAAGAGGCAGAAATCTTTGGGAAGACCTCTGGGCCGGGCGAAAACTTCACTTTGACGGTAAAAACCGGGCCGAGAACCTGATGATCACCGACCTCCTCCGCAACGATCTGGGCCGGATCGGCAGTAACGTTAAGGTCCCCAAGCTCTTTGAGGTCGCTCGGTACAACACTCTCTACCAGATGACCTCGACAGTCACCGCCAATATTCCTAAAGAGTTGCCCCTCTATCAGCTATTCAAGGCGCTCCACCCTTCGGGTTCAGTAACCGGCGCCCCCAAGATCCGTTCGATGGAGATAATCCGCGAACTGGAACCGGAACCCCGCCATATTTACACCGGCGCGATCGGTTATATTACTCCAGAACGCGATTTAATGTTTAATGTTCCGATCAGAACGCTGCTGATAGACAAACAAGGCCAGGGAGAGATGGGGGTCGGCGGCGGGATCGTCTGGGACTCGACCCCGGAAGGTGAATGGGAAGAGTGCCTCTGGAAAGCCGGTTTTCTCCGCTGA
- a CDS encoding HAD-IA family hydrolase, which yields MKLPIDLIMFDLDGTLSDSIPPAIVAVQAMLKELGLPAKTAAEIHKHVGFGELPLVGGAIGSRDPVLQQKALEVYYRNYTNVGIKQVPLYPHVKEFLEHFKEKTKYILSNKKDEFIRLILANHGLLGYFNEIYGGDTAPCLKPDPCTILKILADHQITPERALLIGDMTVDIETGKNAGIHTCAVTYGFDDKAKLAAAKPDFLVDDLLELKELIV from the coding sequence GTGAAACTGCCAATTGACCTGATCATGTTCGATCTGGACGGGACCCTCTCCGACTCCATCCCGCCGGCGATCGTCGCTGTTCAGGCGATGCTCAAAGAGCTGGGGCTTCCGGCCAAAACAGCGGCCGAGATCCATAAACATGTCGGCTTCGGTGAACTCCCCTTGGTCGGCGGCGCGATCGGCAGCCGCGATCCGGTCCTGCAGCAAAAAGCGCTGGAGGTTTATTACCGCAATTACACCAATGTCGGGATCAAACAAGTTCCTCTCTATCCTCATGTTAAAGAGTTCCTGGAACATTTCAAAGAGAAAACAAAATACATTCTTTCCAATAAAAAGGACGAATTTATCCGGTTGATCTTGGCCAACCATGGCTTGCTCGGTTACTTTAACGAAATCTACGGCGGCGATACCGCTCCCTGCCTGAAACCCGATCCCTGTACCATCCTGAAGATCCTGGCCGACCACCAAATCACCCCGGAGCGGGCCCTGTTGATCGGCGATATGACGGTCGACATTGAGACCGGGAAGAACGCCGGGATCCACACCTGCGCCGTTACCTACGGTTTTGACGATAAGGCTAAGCTGGCGGCGGCTAAGCCTGACTTTTTGGTCGATGATCTGCTGGAGTTGAAAGAATTAATAGTTTAA